Below is a genomic region from Helianthus annuus cultivar XRQ/B chromosome 2, HanXRQr2.0-SUNRISE, whole genome shotgun sequence.
GATTGGATTGGAAACATGTTCGAACACAACGATGGTGATGATGTCGTGTAATTCGGTATGGATATGTGTAGATCTGAAAAAGACCGAGGGAATTTAAGCGAGAGAGGTAGGGGAAGAGGATGTAGTCGTCGGATAGTGAGGGGAGGGATATTGCCGGAAAAGGAAAATGAAAGGAAAGGAGAGAAGGATACTGAGCGTATTTGGCTTGTCGTGatacaataaatatttttatatttttgtatCATATAGATAAAAAATAATTTGAGAAGAACAGTGAACGGACGTATAATTTAAGGTAACATGGTAAACTAACAATAAATTTATTTACAACAATATAAAATATGTCTATACGGTACTatcaaacttcttatttttcaTGGACAACTTGTAACATCCCAACCCCGTGGAGCGTGCCATTACTACACATGAGAAACAAAACCATTAATCCATAAATATCAAAAGTtctttttttaacggccaacgaaTCATCCAAATGgcctactggcgaaattcaccacatcgggatacactcgcatccgaaccggggaaaaccctcacctagggccgaagcccgtgaacaatagcccgaaggcacgacagtgcggtgaggtaaaatccgcttagttcaaggatcgaactagcgatctccacctttacgcctagtctcccatcatcaccaagTGCCGCATAAAATAATGGGGAGGTCAGGAATCGAACTTGGGTCCCTTAGAACACCAAGTCTCTCCCTTATAACTCCACCACCACTTCATTGGCAATATTAAAATTTCTATAAGAGATTAAATACAATAGAATTTAAAAAGCATTTATTACATTATTACAATACTAAGCCTTCTAAGACCACCTGTAGTCGTTGTTTACTGGGCATTTTCAAAGCCAAACACGCCCCAAAACACGCCGCTGAACGGCCCCGGTGGGCGTTTTTGATCGAAAAAAGTCGAAGGGCGTCCAACATTCCACGCCGGAAGGGGGAAGATCTTGACCAATCACATCTAACCCCTCCTTCTTTGGCCAATCAAGTTTTTTCAtggtttttttttacttttttaattctttacacatcttttaacataatgcccataTCCCAACTACACCCATTTTACAAAAAACGCCCCTTTGCTGACTAGGACGACACGTGGCGGACAACGCTCAAGGGTTAGGCATTATTCATCCAaacgactacgcatggtctaagtaTGTAACTCGGTCTTCATGCTTTCCCCAATAACACTAAAACTTGTTGTGCCTAAAGAAAACGCAACTGAATCCAAGGTAACAATGCAACTTGATCTTATTAGGCTAGATGGTATGGGTACCGTCCCCTACCCGTCCAGCCCCTTCGCCGAACCCAACACCGTGCAgcctccccccccccctcccgTCCTTGTCGAGACCGTCGAGAGCTAGACGTTTAAGACGGGTCATGTCAAGACAAAGAGGCTCTCCTTTTGATGCATGTtaccgtttaaaaaaaataaatttccAAATTCAAATTAAAAACAAACGGTAATATTTCAAATTTTTACCAAAATATCCCCTAAAACTATATAAAACCCCCCTTTTTTTACACCATTTTTCCCGAGACCCAACCGCAAAAAAAGCAAACAAAGAAAATGCAAGCAAGTGGTGGGTGAGCAACCGTCCAAACCAAAGGCGAAACCGTGGACACAACTCGAGGAAGAAGCCTTAGCGAAGGCATACGTAGGCACGTCTACACACCCGATAAAAGGTTCGTAAaaataactttttattttaagtttatattttgtagtattagtttttttattttttgtacaTATTTTTTTGTAACATATTTTATAGGTAATAATCAAACGGGTGAGGGGTTTTGGAAGGCGGTTTTGGTGAAATTCCTTGAGCTAATGGACCAAGGCCCGAATCGAGATATCGACTCTGTGTCATCTAAGTGGCGAAAAATGAGCGGGTTCGTCAATAGGTTTTGCGaagaatataataaaatatattcaaGTGGGCGCCATAGCGGCATGAGCGACGAGGATGTGTTTAAAAAGGCGTTGAATCTTTACAAGGCGAACTATAATACAACGTCCGCACACGTTCGCGCGTGGGAAATTATGCGAACACACCAAAAATGGGCGCCGATTCCGAACGAGGTGGAGATGGTGAAGCGGCAAAGGACATCGGAATCCGGAAGTTATAGCGCCGGTGGATCGGACGCAAGGTgtcacataaacttaaacgatGACGCCGAGTTCGACGAAGAAGAATATGCCGTACATGAAGCGGAGCGTCCACCGGACCGGGACAAATCAAAGAAGGAGCGGGCGAAGGAGAAAGAAAAGCAAAAGGTCGACCCGAGGATGGACGAGTTTATGACACAATTTAAAACGTACTCCGAGGTCACGGTCCAAAAGGCGAGGGCGAAGGAGTGGGCCATCGAAGAAAAGTCTCGTGTGGCGGGAGAAAAAATTCGATTGTCCGATAAAAATATTCGGCTCAAGGAATGGGAAATATTAACGATAGATGTCGATAGTTATCCCGAGCCGAAACGTTCGACTTTGCTAAAACTACAAAACGACATCATGAAGAAGCATCAAAAtggttgatttttttttaagtttatgtttttttttaagtttatatattgtgttttaatattaataaaaatattttcttaatttatttgttaaatgttaaaaatagtggaagattaaaaaaaatataaaagtggtggggtaggatcatctaggaTTATCCTCTCATTTCCACTAAATTTGTAGGATAGACCATCCTCCCAATGATGGCAATGTGCACTTGGAGGATCATCCCCATACCATGTAGCCTTATAAAATTGGTATCATATCTGGATTAGAATTTAACTAAAACCAACAACTTTTATTATTTTCTATTTTAAAATATAAGTTAGTTATTATATCAGAATTTATAAGGTGTTTCGTAAAATGAATTAAACTATCCAATTAAGAAATAAACTATATCGAAGTGAAGACATGATTTCATGAAATTTGATTGTATCAGCAAACAATATTTCATAGTAGCAATGCATCAATGAATCCAGATCACAAGTAACGTTGCATCAAAATAACAAGCAACAGAAATGATAGATATTAAATCGATAACTAGAACACACTGAAGGCCAAGGAATCCTAACGGTACTGATACTAACCAAGCAAACAAAAGAACCTATCATATGCCAGAGGAATAACATATTTTATGTCATTCGTGTATAGTGCCATATGTACCGAATACACTAGTAGAAGCGGGCACACATATCGGCAAATGTTCTTCAAGTAATACCGATTTGTTTTACACTTTTAAAAGACTTACGATTAAAAATATAAAGTTAAGTATAACGAAAGCAATTGAGCTGATTTATATTAAACAATAACAAAATATACATACATCGATTAAATTCCTCTAGTCTAGGATTTACTCGAATACAAaccattatataaaaaaaaaaatagtaaatccTTTGTTTATGACTTACTTTCTTGGTTAAAAGACATTATGAAAGCTCTATATATAGTATATACTATTATTAGCTTGTGAGGATCCATAACCAGTGTTCTAAATCGTTGCTTAAGACTTCTATCACAAAATTTAGATTAATTTCCGTCAAATACACTACTTTAATCATAATTAACATTGtgtatatacatacacacatatgcGCATTTAATCAACACAGAACCAATTAACCCAACCTTTAGGAATAAAGTTACAAGAATCACATAAACACTTGTACTGATTTAACTGTGATACATAACGAGGATACTCTCAATGTATTTGGCATGCATCACGTACAAATGGTCACGTGAGGTGGTTTAAAATTGGTTTTGTATCGAAACGAGAGAAAATAACTGAAAATGCATCAGAAGGAGAATTTTATAAAAGCAAATTTTGTTGTTTAAAAAGGAAACTTGACAAGAAACAATGACATTCCACGCCCACCTCCTCCTCCAGTCACACAACCATCATCAGCCGTCTTGTTTGCTATTCATCCATCTGCTCCTGCAAACACAAAAACGACTTCTTCTCTTAAGTGGGTGTTTGGATCTGTGTTTTTGTCGTTTGGAGTTGTAATAATAACATAATCTAATGTTTGAGCATATCGAACTATTTAACCTGAGCGTCTGAGGTCCACAGAGTGAGATTGTCCCTCAGTAGTTGCATGATCAAAGTGCTATCCTTGTAGGAGTCTTCACCTAAAGTGTCCAGCTCAGCTATGGCATCCTCAAATGCCTACAAATGAAAAACAACACAAGTATAGTTATGCCACAAACTCCAATAGGTCAAATATGTGCATCTATACACACACATTCATAATTCCATAGGTATACATCTATagatacacacatatatatcaaTACAAACATGCATATGTAGATAATACTAGATACACACAAATAGATAGATATACAAACATACATATGATACGCTAATAATGCGTATATGTATATGCATAAAACGATTATAATTTAAAAATGGAGGTATCAACTAAGGAATTTATACATGTATAGGAATTACTAAGCTTAAACCTTGTCGAGTCGACTTCTCCTTAATGTGCTATAGTCATTCAAACTATTTAGGAAAAATAAAGTTGACTACAACTTTTAAACAAAGTTAAGATTATGTCCACCTCTAAATGACTCATTCTTCACTTTTAAAATAAAGTTGCCTTTTATGTGTGCTTAAAGATCAAGTCTACATAAGTACATCCCACTTACAAAGTCAATGGCTAGCTGccttattaattaattttaaaaaaaaaatattgtttgatgAGCTTTTAGCCCTACCAAGTACTTAAAACATCCTTATTATCAAGAAATATTCAATTTACAACTGATGTTAAAAGATTGATTAAATATAAGAGAAActtttcaagaagaaagaaaacaATATAGGATTTAAAAGACATGGTCTCCAACCTGTTTCGCCATGTTACAAGCCTTGTCAGATGAGTTAAGGATCTCATAGTAGAAGACGGAGAAATTTAGAGCCAGACCCAATCTTATCGGGTGAGTTGGAGCCAGATCCGCCTCTGCAATATCCTTCAATATAGAATTAAATGAAAGATCATTAAAAacaattccaaaaaaaaaaaaaaaaagtatatgaAAGCTCTATAAGTTACGTTACAATCTGCAGGACTAGCCAAAGCTCCTACAAGTGCAGTGTTTTTTGAACTTATGTAATTATATTAACAAAAAAGGTCTCATGTTTGAATCCAGCTTCCATTTATTTTCTACCTTTAACTCTTTTGAAGGCCATCAGCCCGACACAAGCTGTGTTTTACCTTATCTCACTCGTTGGTCTGGTACTGATGGGGTCCTGCGAGTTTTCCGGTAACATATTCTCATGGTTAACAAAAAGATCTAGCCCAATGTTGGAAATTCCTTTATAGAAACCCATCATAGTTCATATGAATACGTAAGCTTCTCACTCCATTTAAAGTTGTAATACTTAAGATTTGTAGATCTTTATGAAATTATATTCATTGTTACCTTGACTATGTAAATCATATTTCCTAACAAAGTTATAACACAAGGTGTCTACATAGAAGCTGTGTAATTCCCACATTAACGGGATAGCAAGCCTACTAGATATTTATACCTCTTCAATCAGATGTGTGATTCAAAGACTGATGCAATAACCTAGAAATCAGGGCCCGGAACTTCGGTGATCAGTTTACATGAACATAACATCGCAAATTCTTATACCAGACTGGATTCAATCACAAATGTAAACTACTTAGAACCATATGTAATGTAAATCAGGTTATATGAACAGTAATATAGTTGACAAATTTCGACCTTAATATCATAATTCTTCAACTGTCAACACAAAATTCAAGCAATCAACTGAGCAGCTTTGTAGGAGTTCAAATTCTTACACAAAACTAGATTTGATCTCAAGTTTAAACTACTCAgaacgatacgatacgatacgcgTAACTCAATTGATAAACTTTaactaaaacatcacaattattCAAAACTCAACACAAAATTCAAAAAATCAACTACCTGAACAGCTATGTACGAGTTTAAATTCTTACACAAAACTAGATCCAATCTCAACTATAAACTACTCAGAACAATATGTAACGTAAATCCGTTGACAAATCTTAACCTAAACATCACAATTCTCCAATTCTCAACACAAAATTCAAACAATCAACTACACAGAACAATAATCAGTTGACCTAGACATCACAATTGATTCAAAATTGAAAGAAACAACTACCTGAGCAGCTTTATACGAGTTCATAGTCTGCTCCGCAGCTTCCTTCCTCTCATCTCCAACTTTAAACTCGGCCAAATACCTATAATAATCTCCCTTCATCTTCAACCAAAACACCTTCGCTTCCGGCGTAGACGCAGACGGCACCAAATTCACCTCCAAAATCTTCAAAATCCCTAAACAAACAGCCGTAAGTTCATCCTCAACCCTAGATCTGTAATCCTTCACCAGCACAACATGATCGTCGTTCTTCCGAGACTCCTCTTTCTGCTCGATCGACGAAACGATGCGCCAGGCCGCTCGGAGTGAGCCGATGACGTTCTTGTAGGCGACGGAGAGGAGGTTGCGCTCCTCGACGGTGAGTTCTGATGGTGGAGTGAGGCTGAGGACGAGTTTTTCCATGAATTGGACCATTTCTTCGTAGCGTTCGGCTTGTTCTGCTAGTTTTGACATGTAGAGGTATTGTTCTCTGGTTAGGTTTTCCGGTATAGTTGCCGGAAGAGTCGCCGGAGCCACCATTGATGGAggttgatgatggtggtggaaaTAATTGAGAAAGTGGATTGATAAAGTGTGTGCTTGTAATGAAACAAGTTGATGATGGGGGAGTTTGTATAGGGTGTTCGAATAATTGAATGGGATTTTGGTTTGGGTAGAATCTTAACCGTTGATTACATGGGCCCATTGATGAATTTGAAATTTGTATTTTAGAGTGTAAGTTACAAGAATGGTGCTTGAGGTTTGGGAAAAGTTAaaaatcaaattattttttgttttgatttaaacttaTACATTTTTCATATCTAAAATTAGTGGTGAGCAGAAAACTGAAATAATCGAACCGTAATCGAAATAACCGAAAAATTCGGACCAAAGAAACTGAACCGACACAAAAGCCGACGGTTCGGTTTTCAGATTTATCATTAAAAT
It encodes:
- the LOC110920652 gene encoding 14-3-3 protein 10; amino-acid sequence: MVAPATLPATIPENLTREQYLYMSKLAEQAERYEEMVQFMEKLVLSLTPPSELTVEERNLLSVAYKNVIGSLRAAWRIVSSIEQKEESRKNDDHVVLVKDYRSRVEDELTAVCLGILKILEVNLVPSASTPEAKVFWLKMKGDYYRYLAEFKVGDERKEAAEQTMNSYKAAQDIAEADLAPTHPIRLGLALNFSVFYYEILNSSDKACNMAKQAFEDAIAELDTLGEDSYKDSTLIMQLLRDNLTLWTSDAQEQMDE